In Citrus sinensis cultivar Valencia sweet orange chromosome 4, DVS_A1.0, whole genome shotgun sequence, one DNA window encodes the following:
- the LOC102629205 gene encoding putative serine/threonine-protein kinase-like protein CCR3 — MTKLPSTTTSFSVAVTVILISLCLPSPAHALGSGSTLAVSYGSATVCAVVAAQPTQRLLCYQGGTIRAVEPNISFSSISAGQSFFCGIRSGGYSLLCWDTNFSYNSNFVPKRIYYNDTVLLSSVSVGSNHVCATTVQGQINCWRGDVNISKNAPSGELQFKSLTSGIDFSCGILTNNKTVRCWGINSISNQIQTSFANRSMFSITAGGNHVCGIDSNGFVICYESGQLNFPLNSAAFEYSALSLGFNHGCAIRRLNGSVVCWGSQGEYSVNGIRGISFESIVSGSNFTCGLTTSNFSVICWGPGWPNVSNDSVSLVPFQQEILPGPCDNSSCSECGLYPQSDRLCFGNGNICKSCQNVVPTPSAPPPSVEPPRSSSSPSRELTRGLLAFAIVGSVGGFAGICTVIYCVWTGACFGKKKVHNSVQPTITRGGSRAGSNGGAGSNNSPPSRSATIRRQGSRLLTMRRQRSGTSSKHADRAEEFLLAELAAATNNFSLENKIGAGSFGVVYKGKLPDGQEVAIKRGETAKTKKFQEKESAFDSELAFLSRLHHKHLVRLVGYCEEKDERLLVYDYMKNGALYDHLHDRNNVEKSSSVINSWKMRIKIALDAARGIEYLHNYAVPPIIHRDIKSSNILLDAQWTARVSDFGLSMMGPESERDFRPMKAAGTVGYIDPEYYGLNVLTAKSDVYGLGVVLLELLTGKRAIFKDDESGGTPVSLVDFAVPAIMAGELVKILDRRVGPPEINEAEAVELVAYTAMHCVNLEGKERPTMADIVANLERALDICDHSHGSISSSGIVSIASD; from the coding sequence ATGACGAAACTACCGTCCACCACCACCTCCTTCTCTGTTGCGGTCACCGTTATCCTCATTTCCCTCTGCCTCCCGTCCCCAGCTCATGCCTTGGGCTCCGGTTCCACACTCGCCGTCTCATACGGCTCCGCTACCGTCTGCGCCGTCGTGGCGGCTCAACCAACCCAGCGCCTCCTCTGCTACCAAGGCGGCACAATCCGGGCCGTCGAGCCGAACATCTCATTCTCCTCAATCTCCGCCGGGCAAAGCTTCTTCTGCGGCATCCGCTCAGGCGGCTACAGCTTGCTCTGCTGGGACACAAACTTTTCCTACAACTCCAATTTCGTCCCCAAAAGAATCTACTACAACGACACCGTTCTGCTGAGCAGTGTCTCCGTCGGAAGCAATCATGTTTGTGCCACTACGGTTCAAGGGCAGATTAATTGCTGGAGAGGCGACGTTAATATTAGTAAGAACGCGCCTTCCGGAGAGCTCCAATTCAAGTCTTTAACATCGGGTATTGATTTTTCATGTGGGATTTTGACGAACAATAAAACAGTTCGTTGTTGGGGAATCAATTCGATTTCGAATCAAATCCAAACAAgttttgcaaataggtccatgTTCAGTATAACGGCAGGCGGGAATCACGTGTGCGGTATTGATTCTAACggttttgttatttgttacGAATCAGGGCAGTTAAATTTTCCGTTAAATTCTGCGGCTTTTGAGTACTCAGCTTTGTCTCTGGGGTTTAATCACGGCTGTGCTATTCGGAGATTGAATGGATCAGTGGTTTGTTGGGGCAGCCAAGGAGAATATTCTGTTAATGGGATTCGTGGGATATCATTTGAATCGATTGTTTCAGGTTCGAATTTTACTTGTGGGTTAACAACTAGTAATTTTTCGGTTATTTGTTGGGGCCCCGGGTGGCCTAATGTGTCGAATGATTCAGTGTCATTGGTTCCATTTCAACAAGAGATTCTTCCGGGGCCTTGTGATAATTCCTCTTGTAGTGAGTGTGGCTTGTATCCTCAATCTGACAGGTTGTGTTTTGGTAATGGTAATATTTGCAAGTCTTGTCAAAATGTAGTTCCAACGCCATCGGCGCCTCCGCCTTCGGTTGAGCCTCctagatcatcatcatctccatCCAGGGAATTGACTAGGGGTCTGTTGGCGTTTGCCATTGTGGGATCAGTTGGTGGTTTTGCGGGCATTTGTACGGTAATTTATTGTGTGTGGACTGGTGCTTGTTTTGGGAAGAAGAAGGTGCATAATTCTGTACAGCCAACGATCACTCGAGGTGGCTCCAGAGCTGGCTCTAATGGTGGGGCGGGTTCGAATAATAGTCCACCTTCGCGATCAGCTACAATTAGGCGGCAGGGTTCACGTTTGCTGACAATGAGGCGGCAGAGAAGTGGAACTTCGTCTAAGCATGCTGATAGAGCAGAGGAGTTTTTGCTAGCTGAGCTCGCAGCAGCTACTAACAACTTTTCTTTGGAGAACAAGATTGGTGCTGGTAGCTTTGGTGTTGTGTACAAGGGAAAATTGCCTGATGGGCAGGAAGTGGCAATCAAGAGGGGCGAAACAGCTAAGACGAAGAAATTTCAAGAGAAAGAGAGTGCATTCGATTCAGAATTAGCATTCTTGTCGAGGCTTCATCACAAACATTTGGTCAGGCTTGTTGGGTATTGTGAGGAAAAAGATGAAAGACTCTTGGTATACGATTACATGAAAAATGGAGCGCTTTATGATCATTTACATGACAGAAACAATGTTGAGAAGAGTAGTAGTGTGATAAATTCATGGAAAATGAGGATCAAAATCGCGTTAGATGCTGCTAGAGGAATCGAGTATCTTCACAATTATGCAGTACCGCCTATAATTCATAGAGACATAAAGTCTTCTAACATTTTGCTAGATGCACAATGGACAGCAAGAGTATCTGATTTCGGATTATCAATGATGGGTCCAGAATCAGAACGAGATTTCAGACCTATGAAGGCAGCTGGAACGGTTGGTTACATTGACCCCGAGTACTATGGACTGAATGTTTTGACGGCGAAGAGTGATGTATATGGACTTGGTGTGGTGTTACTAGAGCTTTTAACCGGGAAAAGAGCAATATTCAAGGATGATGAAAGTGGAGGAACTCCTGTAAGTTTAGTGGACTTTGCAGTGCCAGCAATTATGGCTGGAGAACTGGTAAAGATTTTGGACAGAAGGGTTGGGCCGCCGGAGATAAATGAAGCAGAAGCAGTAGAACTTGTGGCATACACTGCAATGCATTGTGTAAATTTGGAAGGGAAAGAGAGGCCAACAATGGCTGACATTGTTGCCAATTTGGAAAGAGCATTGGATATTTGTGATCACAGCCACGGCAGCATCTCAAGTAGTGGTATAGTCTCAATTGCTTCAGATTGA